The sequence below is a genomic window from Methylotuvimicrobium alcaliphilum 20Z.
AGGTGCTGAATAATGGATATTCCGGCCGAAATTTATATCGCTTATTCAGGCAGACCGGCTTTTCTAACATAGCTGTAGAGGTTATGCCAATTTGTCTAACCGATTATAATTTGTTTAATTTTCTTTCTATGCAACAGAGTGTGGAAGATCAAGCTTTGGCTAGTCAAAGTATCCAAGAGTCAACGTTGAAACATTGGCGCGAAAACCTAAAACAGTTTGCTGATAACAACTGCTTTTATTGTTGCGTTAATATTGTAGTAGTTTCAGGCGAAAAGTCCTGTTAAAGAAATGAAGTATCATTATATTCCCTTTATATACCCATCGCAGATCAAAATTCGGCACCGGGTGCCTGTCAAAGGACGCCGTGAAGACGTTTATGTAGGCTCTATGCCGGCAAAGCCTTTGCCGAACACCCCGGCGCCACCTCAGGCACTGCCGAAATTTGAAGTGCGAGAAGTGCGAAAGGTATAGCTTTATGAAGGTATGGGGTGTGGCTTGGGTTTACCCTGCACCTAAATTCCATAGTCCATTGGCTACTGGGATAATTCATCCAGCTCCTAAATAAGCCATGTTTTGAATCATTGCCAAAGACCTATGGAATTTAGGTGCTGGACTTAGGGTGTTGGGTTAACGGTGTTCATCGATAGACTCATCCCATACCTTTTATTCTTAAACGCTTTTTCAATCAAAAGGGAGCAAATTGAAAAGCCGCTTGAAATTCTCGTTGCTTTGATGAGCAATCGTTTCAAATGTTGTGTTTCTCAATTTTGCTATAAATTCGGCCACATGACGAACATAAATCGGATAATTAGGCCGCCCACGAAAAGGAACCGGAGCTAGGTAGGGCGAGTCGGTTTCAATCAAATATCTATCCGCCGGAATTTTTTTCGCCACTTCTTGTATTGCTTTAGCATTATTGAACGTTACAATTCCTGAAAAGGAAATATAAAAATTCAACTCGAGCGCACGAAGTGCAAATTGCCAGTCTTCGGTAAAACAATGGATGATACCGCCGACCGAATCGGCACCTTCTTCTTTCAAAATACCTAAAGTGTCTTCTCGGGCTTCTCGCGTATGGACGATTAAAGGTTTGTTTAAACTCTTCGCCGCCGCGATATGACGTCTAAACCGCTGGTGTTGCCAAGATAAGTCCCCTTCACTTCTAAAATAATCCAATCCGGTTTCACCGATGCCGATGACTTTTTCGGCTTGGCCAAGTGTGATTAATTCATCAGTTGTCGGTTCCTTTCCGTCATGCGCATTGGGATGCACGCCGACCGTCAAGGAGATCTGAGGATAAGGAGCGACCAATTCGCACATCGACGGGTAAGCTTCAAGATCGATGCTGATGCACAGCATGTGCTCGATTTGTTGTTTCGATGCTTCTTGCATGAAGCAAGAAAAATCATCTTGATAAGGAGAAAGATCGATACGATCTAAATGGCAGTGAGAGTCGATTAGCATGGGATAAAACAGATGTTAGGATTGAGTCTAATTGGAGAAATTGGAGCGTAGAAGCCGACAAAACCAAACCGTTACATTGTATGGGTGGCTCGATCCGATTCCAGTGCACCGGCTAAATAGGTTTCTATTTTATTACGTGCCATGCCGCCATCCTGGTCGCTGAATTGAACGCCGATACCGGTAGTACGATACCCTTCCGAACCGGCCGGTGTTTTCCAAATAATTTTACCGGCAATCGGCAAGCGTTCTGTTTCTTCCATTAAATTCAATAGCATAAAAACTTCCTGCCCCATTTCGTATTCGCGATTTGTCGGAATAAACAATCCGCCATTGGTAATGAAAGGCATGTAGGCGGCATATAATGCGTTTTTATCTTTAATCGACAAGGATAATATTCCTTGTCTGGGCGATGATGATTCAGACATGCTTTTTCCTATTTTTCGTTAAGCCGCGCCCACTCGATTAGTAGCTCTTCGAATAGCAATTGTTTATTGAGCTGGGTATCGATGCGGTTTCGACTGGTAAGCATAAGATCGTAGACGCTATACAAACGTGATAATTCTAATGTTTGCGCGGATTTGTACAAGTCTTCGAATAAATCACGATTAATCAGTTTTTCGGTAGGTAATTGAAAGCAACATTTAATTAAATCCGTAACCCACCCCGTTATCCAAGTCAACAATAGGCCGGGATCCAGTTTAACCCATTGTTCCGAGACAATATACGGATGAGTGCGCAAAGCGGCGATGTCGAGCCATTGATCGAAACATTTTCGACGTAATTCAAGGGTATTGTTCCTCGCATAATCCAAGGCCAACAAAGGCGAGCCTTTCGATACGCTTAGCAATAAGTCGCTATCTTTTTTTATTCCTTGGTCGAACAACCACTGTTTAACGCGTTCCGGATCGGGTCTCGAAAAATAAACTTTTTGACATCGACTCATCAAAGTGGCCGGGAGTCGGCTTGGTTTATCCGTGATGAGCAACAGAACG
It includes:
- a CDS encoding PilZ domain-containing protein translates to MSESSSPRQGILSLSIKDKNALYAAYMPFITNGGLFIPTNREYEMGQEVFMLLNLMEETERLPIAGKIIWKTPAGSEGYRTTGIGVQFSDQDGGMARNKIETYLAGALESDRATHTM
- a CDS encoding TatD family hydrolase → MLIDSHCHLDRIDLSPYQDDFSCFMQEASKQQIEHMLCISIDLEAYPSMCELVAPYPQISLTVGVHPNAHDGKEPTTDELITLGQAEKVIGIGETGLDYFRSEGDLSWQHQRFRRHIAAAKSLNKPLIVHTREAREDTLGILKEEGADSVGGIIHCFTEDWQFALRALELNFYISFSGIVTFNNAKAIQEVAKKIPADRYLIETDSPYLAPVPFRGRPNYPIYVRHVAEFIAKLRNTTFETIAHQSNENFKRLFNLLPFD
- a CDS encoding DNA polymerase III subunit delta', yielding MTITPDLLPWQEADWQHLVRYITGQRIPQALLFAGNKDRGKSRLAERFAHSLLCSETDTNGLPCGQCHSCQLVNAQTHPDYIRLNPEEPGKAIKVDQIRHILSVLSLKPQYEANRVVIVEPADQLNISAVNAFLKFLEEPSERTVLLLITDKPSRLPATLMSRCQKVYFSRPDPERVKQWLFDQGIKKDSDLLLSVSKGSPLLALDYARNNTLELRRKCFDQWLDIAALRTHPYIVSEQWVKLDPGLLLTWITGWVTDLIKCCFQLPTEKLINRDLFEDLYKSAQTLELSRLYSVYDLMLTSRNRIDTQLNKQLLFEELLIEWARLNEK